From the genome of Nicotiana tabacum cultivar K326 chromosome 2, ASM71507v2, whole genome shotgun sequence:
atatatatatatatatatagagagagagagagagagagagagagagcaccGAAACTTGCGGGTGGCGTACTACCCCGAACCTTGTACATAAGCATTCTTTGAAGCAGCAAAAGAGAAGAACTGAAGATGTGAGCATGAGAACCGGAAACCAACGGACTGGACGAGCAAAGTGGGGGTTGGGGACTTAGGAATTGGGATTCCTTTTGCTGGAGACGGGGTTGGGGACTTGGGAATTGGGATTCCTTTTGCTGGAGACTAATTTTGGGAAAGGGGAAAGTGGCGGAAGGCTTTTAGCTTTCtaggaatattattttaattgtaaagctttttattattattttatcttattagTTAAAGCCaaacatttaaaatagaaagTGTGTTGTGTCAGTGTACTAATTGTAACTGAATGAAGCCAAAAATTTAATTGCTTACAGCTGGATTCGAACTCACAACCAGCAGAAGGAAAAGATGGACCTTTACCACTAGAGAGAGTTTTCGCCGAAACTTGCGGGTGGCGTACCACCCCGAACCTTGTACATAAGCGTGCTTTGAAGCAGCAAAAGAGAAGAACTGAAGATGTGAGCATGAGAACCGGAAGCCAACGGACTGGACGAGCAAAGTGGGGGTTGGGGACTTAGGAATTGGGATTCCTTTTGCTGGAGACGGGGTTGGGGACTTAGGAATTGGGATTCCATTTGCTGGAGACGGGGTTGGGGACTTGGGAATTGGGATTCCTTTTGCTGGAGACGGGTTTTGGGAAAGGGGAAAGTGGCGGAAGGCTTTTAGCTTTCtaggaatattattttaattgtaaagctttttattattgttttatctTATTAGTTAAAAGCCaaacatttaaaatagaaagTGTGTTGTGTGAGTATACTAATTGTAACTGAATGAAGCCAAAAATTTAATTGCTTACAGCTGGATTCGAACTCACAACCAACAGAAGGAAAAGATGGACCTTTGCCACTGGCACCTTGGCCACTTTTGTTCTGTGGGTGGCACTTTAAATTTAATTGCTTACAGCTGGATTCGAACTCACAACCAGCAGAAGGAAAAGATGGACCTTTACCACTAGAGAGAGTTTTCGCCGAAACTTGCGGGTGGCGTACCACCCCGAACCTTGTACATAAGCGTGCTTTGAAGCAGCAAAAGAGAAGAACTGAAGATGTGAGCGTGAGAACCGGAAGCCAACGGACTGGACGAGCAAAGTGGGGGTTGGGGACTTAGGAATTGGGATTCCTTTTGCTGGAGACGGGGTTGGGGACTTGGGAATTGGGATTCCTTTTGCTGGAGACGGGTTTTGGGAAAGAGGAAAGTGACGGAAGGCTTTTAGCTTTCtaggaatattattttaattgtaagttttttattattgttttatctTATTAGTTAAAAGCCaaacatttaaaatagaaagTGTGTTGTGTGAGTATACTAATTGTAACTGAATGAAGCCAAAAATTTAATTGCTTACAGCTGGATTCGAACTCACAACCAGCAGAAGGAAAAGATGGACCTTTGCCACTGGCACCTTGGCCACTTTTGTTCTGTGGGTGGcactttaaatatatatattatttctatatatatatatatatatatatatatatatatatatatatatatagagagagagagagagagagagagagaaagagagagagagagagagttttcgCCGAAACATGCGGGTGGCGTACCACCCCGAACCTTGTACATAAGCATGCTTTGAAGCAGCAAAAGAGAAGAACTGAAGATGTGAGCGTGAGAACCGGAAGCCAACGGACTGGACGAGCAAAGTGGGGGTTGGGGACTTAGGAATTGGGATTCCTTTTGCTGGAGACGGGGTTGGGGACTTGGGAATTGGGATTCCTTTTGCTGGAGACGGGTTTTGGGAAAGGGGAAAGTGACGGAAGGCTTTTAGCTTTCtaggaatattattttaattgtaagttttttattattgttttatctTATTAGTTAAAATCCaaacatttaaaatagaaagTGTGTTGTGTGTGTATACTAATTGTAACTGCATGAAGCCAAAAATTTAATTGCTTACAGTTGGATTCGAACTCACAACCAGCAGAAGGAAAAGATGGACCTTTGCCACTGGCACCTTGGCCACTTTTGTTCTGTGGGTGGCAATTTAATTGCTTACAGCTGGATTCGAACTCACAACCAGCAGAAGGAAAAGATGGACCTTTACCACTAGAGAGAGTTTTCGCCGAAACTTGCGGGTGGCGTACCACCCCGAACCTTGTACATAAGCGTGCTTTGAAGCAGCAAAAGAGAACGAACTGAAGATGTGAGCGTGAGAACCAGAAGCCAACGGACTGGACGGGCAAAGTGGGGGTTGGGGACTTAGGAATTGGGATTCCTTTTGCTGGAGACGGGGTTGGGGACTTGGGAATTGGGATTCCTTTTGCTGGAGACTAATTTTGGGAAAGGGGAAAGTGGCGGAAGGCTTTTAGATTTCtaggaatattattttaattgtaaagctttttattattattttatcttattagTTAAAAGCCaaacatttaaaatagaaagTGTGTTGTGTCAGTGTACTAATTGTAACTGAATGAAGCCAAAAATTTAATTGCTTACAGCTGGATTCGAACTCACAACCAGCAGAAGGAAAAGATGGACCTTTGCCACTGGCACCTTGGCCACTTTTGTTCTGTGGGTGGCCACTttaaatatatatactatttcttatatatatatatacatatagagAGAGTTTTCGCCGAAGCTTGCGGGTGGTGTACCACCCCGAACCTTGTACATAGATCCGCCCCTGACAGTAGGTTTTCCACACAGAAAATTGTACTGCCATTGTCTGCCATAAAGCTTTTACATCTCACCGTTTCATCTTAGTAGCACTTCCCACTGACATTTCGGTTCAAATGTACAGAACATGAATTGTTACGATTAAGTAGAAAATGTCACTTgatggaagaaaacaagaaaagtaCATGTTGGGTAGCAAAAATGACTTCTTGAAATCTGTTAGGACGGAAATACAGAAGTTTTTGGCATCATACAGGAAGACCCAAATGAATGAACATCGTGCATTGCACTTGCTAAGTATGATTTACCATGATTCCTTCTTTCCATGttattttttgtcttttattcCCTCAACAGAGCAGACAGCTTCGTGAGCAAGAAAACTTATTATTCTTCTTAATAGAAACCACATTTATCTGTCACTAAGTATTTCCAAAACCATCTGACTCAAATTGTTATTCACTTTTCTTTAACAATTTCTTCAGTGTGCACTTTGTTTTTGCTAAATAATTATATCTATGAGCATTTAATTAAAGccaaatatttttatgaatatgTTTCTTCTCAATTGCCAAGCGTCTTGAATCATATTCATTTTTCTCCTCATCAAATAAGCATATCATATCGCTACTCACAGAATTTTCATAGCAACTTAATGGAGATGCATAACATAATTCCATTAAATGCCACCCGAAATACCTAACTTGTTAAATGCTAGTTATTACTTGGCCCCAACTGAAATGATAAATATAGGTATCTGAATAGTGGATACTAGcaacaaagcccactcaaaacaACTAGCATTAATATATAAGAGATTACCTCCTTTTGGAACCagttctctcttttcttctctatCTCTTTTACTTTTCCCTCCAAGCTCACCTGATATTCATGCTATAAGTCATTCTCGAAAAGTTTATGTAACCCAGGAAATTATCAAggagaaaataaaatatattgcTAAACAACATGAAAGTAAACAGGTATGAGACAGAAGTCAAAAGCAAGAAAAACATCCACAATCAAGTGAAACAATAGAAGTGCATAAGAATTTACTAACAGTGACTTTTAAATTCTTTACCCTCATCGAATTCAAATTTTCCACTTCATCCACCAACTGACTGATTCTTTCCTCCAAGTGAACCTGCAAGAAAGATGGTATTAGGCTAAAATCTATCCCATCTCAAGGATTCTGTTTTAATCAATACCTAACTTCACCCTCTATCTCCTTTATTGCAATAACCAATCCAAATTACCAAACTTGCAACTTTTAGTTATTTTTTTGCCCCAAATGGAACCAAAAACCAAGAGAAGAGAAAaccaacagaaaaacaaaaactGAAAGTATCAGCACAGTGGATATTAGGAACAAATCCCTGTCAAAATTACTAGATAGAAGAGAGATTACCTCCTTCTGGACTCTGTTTTCTATTTCCTTCTCCATCTCTTCTACTTTTTCCTCCAAGCTCACCTGATATTTGTGCTAAAGTTATTCTCGTGAAATTTTTGGAACCAATCAAATTATCAAGGAGAAAATATAACCAAATTTCCACAATACATAAAGTTAAAAAggtttgcacaaaagtcaataGGATGAAAAGACCCCCACAATCAAGTGAAACAACAGAAGCACATAAAGATCTAATAATACTAAGTTCAGGATTCATTACCCTCTTTGAATTCAACTTCTCCACTTCATTCACCAACTGACTAATTCTTTCCTCAAAGCCAGACTGCAACGAACAAGGTATAGACTGAAACTTACTGCATGCctcaaaagaaaactcaaaattGGGGGCAGAAGTGGAGAAAAGGATATGATAATCCAATGCTTATATCCAATAAAGGTAAAATGAATAGATATTCTTAGAGAGAGGAAAAGCAACAACTTGATTCTAATATACAAGGAAATGTTCGTTGTCATATGGGGCTATCACCTCCTTTTGAAGCCAGGAATTCTTTTCACTTTGTAATTGAGAATTCTTCATCTCGAACTCAGCCTGAAAATTAAAATGAATAGATATTCTTAGAGAGAGGAAAAGCAACAACTTGATTCTAATATACAAGGAAATGTTCGTTGTCATATGGGGCTATCACCTCCTTTTGAAGCCAGGAATTCTTTTCACTTTGTAATTGAGAATTCTTCATCTCGAACTCAGCCTGAAAATTACAGAGAGCATACTTCTTGTCAAGTAGACCGAAACTTTAAAGACTCTTTATTGCAGTAAAAGGGCGACAATCAAGGAGCCCTAATGATAATAAAAGATAATATTTTAGCGTCACCCTAACCCTAAGTGCATATATCTTTGAACACCTCCACAGAAGTAGAAGATGAAATTGTTAAAAGTTTCAGAACCTCTTTCTGCAGGTAGACATCTTTCTCCATTTGCAGTTGTCTTATCTTTTCTTCTTGGCCGGCCTGCAAAAGTCCAAAAAGTCACTGATTACTCTAGAAGACCAATGACCAAACAAAGAAAGACCTTTTAGGTGGATAATACATTCCAAAAAGCATAACTATTTTCAGTGCAATATGCATCTATGCATGTTTCCCCATTACCTCTTGCCTCTTGAGACTGCTAATTTCTTTTTGAGATTGCATGATTTTCTCCTCAAAGCTAGCCTGAAGATTGCAGAAGAGCGTAAAACTCAAAGTAGATAGAATAAACAGGAAAAGGGATTAGCAACACAGCAATGATTTGCAACCTCTGTACAATTTGTTGCATGATACTTCCTCTTCCCCTAGTCCTTTTTCGCTCATCAAGGGTCAATTGACCAGTATTCAAAATTTAAGTGGACTAGAATAATTCAATTTTGAAAATGTAAATGCATAATTCGAACAACACATAAAAAGTACTACGCAGTTGTTCCAATATTTGAGTCACGAAAAGATACACTTAAATTTTAGTCAAAAATCAATTGTTTTCCTCTGGAATGGAAAGGGGTGCCCATTTTGGGACAGGGGCAGTTCAAAAATACCTCTTTATGTCTATGATTGTTATTTTCAGTCTGTAGTTGTTTAATCCTCTCTTCAAGGTTAGACTGCAGATCAAGGCAAATCCATAATGTTAGAAGAAGGAAAGAATATCTTAAAACTGATTAAGCACCAAACTTTGGCCTAAAAATGAATTAGCAAGTTACAGGTTCTATGAAGCAAAATTTGTACGTAGAGTTTTTGTTACCTCCTTCAGTAAATTGGCATCTTTTTCCTTTCCTAATTGTTTCAGTTTCTCCTCAGAAATAGCCTGTAAAACAGCAGTAAGTATTAGATGCTTCAATTATAATGTAGATAGGAAATATATATGGCGATTTTATATGAATGTAAACTCAGGTAAAGACTACCCAAGTAAAAGATTTTACAGCTTGCACCTCTTTTTGCATATGTGCATCCTTGTCTCTCTGTAATTGTTTAATTTTCTCTTGAGAAGTGGGCTGTCcataaaatagagaaaataattACTTGTCATgagttaaataaatataaagatatagAGAAGGAGCAGAGAGAGATAGAGAATACAGTTATCATCAAATAATGAGCCCATAACTAAAAACAGTTCAAAACACTGCCCAAAAAGGAGGCCTTAACTCACCTCTGTATCCATCCTACTGTGTTTCTCATTTTCTGCTAAAGATGACTGTAAAAGCAAGAGTAACAAAAAGAGAACATATCAGAAAGTATCAAGGACCCAATACGTATAGGAAGTAACAAAAAATGAACAATACAAAGGAACAACAAACAAGTAAGCAAGCAAGCAAAATCCAGAAGTGGACTCCAATCAGAGCAGCCAGCAAATGGAAATTGTGTAGTGCTTtgtagcccccccccccccccagttccTTGAGCCAAGGGTcaatcggaaacaacctctctacctttatagggtagggataaggtctgcatatacactaccctccccagacaccACTTATGGGATTAAactgggtttgttattgttgttttatagCCCCGATCATAGCCACTTTTGCTACTAACCCCGTGAATTATTTTTCTGCACATATAATCCATCTGACTCCTTAAAAGTTAGCAGGGAACCTGTTTAGTTTCCATTCGTGATGGCTTTAAAATATAAAGGTAAAAAGGCATTCaacatattttttatttacttCTACTTCCTACCAAACTCCACCAAGCAGCATTAGTTCTAAACCTTatgcttttatttttcttcttttcttctcttatttATTTCCGTTTCCTGATTCCCACAAGACGTTCCAATatctctcttttcattttctctctccttattttcttcttccttgcaCCCTTTCTTTCATGAATTTCTCCTATTAACTTCACCTTCACTGGGGCAAGGACTCCTCTCCATTTCCAAATCTTCCAGCTTTCCATAGAACTTTGACATGTAACGAATGTTTTACCTATGGTTAAAATTTCATTAAAACCCGCTTACACAGTTTAAAAGAAAGCACTCTACAAAAGGCATTTAATGTTGCACCTCCATTTTTTTCCATAAAGGAaactaaagaaagaaagaaagaaagaaagaaagaaagaaagaaggaaaatgttgctcTCTAACGGGGCTTTCGCAAAGCTGGCCCGGTCACCACggttatcaaaaaataaaaataaaataacggGGCTTTCAAGTTTTTATACAGATTCTTTCAGCGATCAAGCATAAGGAAAACTACGTAAGTTCTTATTATTCTTTCTCAATAATGATGCAGCAATTTTAGCATAAACTTTGAATATAAGGAAACCTAGTATGGGTTTAGAGAAGAGTATAAGGCTATAAGCTAAGTTGGATTCTGACGTAGTGAAAGGCAGCATTTTGGGCTTTAGATCAACAATTTTCTGCCCTTATTTAATCTCAACCATATAAGGTGATGATGATGCAAAAAAGATATTCTTTACGAATTGGACaatgtctctctctctctaaaatctctctctctctctctctctctctctctctctctctctctctctctctctcttctcagTTTTATTTCCCACTTTTTCTTCGCAACCAACGCAGCCTTTGTTGTGCAGCAGTTCAATCTCTAAATTGAGTTTAGCTGGAAGCAAGAAGCTAAAAAGCAACGTTTGATGATTAATTCATGGAGACAAGTTTGGAGCTTTTAACACAAGGACAGCTATCAATTGGACAACCTTTTTTTTGGCTGTATTTTGGGAGCACCCAATGATGTTAAAATATGAACGCATGAAACACAAAAGAATTCCATTtttttcaccaaaaaaaaaaatacaacagaaAGTGGCATGGAAACTACATATATATGGTTCTAGAAACGTGACTGCTCAGATTTGGAAAACAAATAAACCTATAAACCAGAATGATTTGTTGCAGAAGTCAAACTTACGACTTTGGCACCATTAGTAACATGTCTACTAGGAGTCTCATCTGCTCCCGAAGTATCATCAGTATGTGCGTCAGCGCAACGTATTTCAGCAGCATGATTCTGATTGGAGGAAGCTGATTCTTCTGCACCGACGGCATTATTTTCAATCCCTTTGGTCtgtttattcttctttttcttgttcttcctcttcttcttctcttcatCCATTTGTGCGGGGGTTCaacaatcaaaactcaaatacaAACGGAACCGACAACCTACATAAACCATAAAGAGATTTAATCATGTACCACAATTCCAATTAGACACAAAAAGATCTAATCATGTACCACAGTTCCGATTAGACATACAAAATAAACATGCATTTAAAGTCTCTTCCTTGTTAGAACTTGTGAAGCATTGCCCAGAATCAATCAATAAAGTATACAACTAGAGCTGCTAAGGCATTTTTGGAACCTCAAATTCAAATCAAGTCATGTTTCAAATCGACCATAATATAACATGTAATTTCCtcgataaacaaataaaaaag
Proteins encoded in this window:
- the LOC107823420 gene encoding uncharacterized protein LOC107823420, which encodes MDEEKKKRKNKKKKNKQTKGIENNAVGAEESASSNQNHAAEIRCADAHTDDTSGADETPSRHVTNGAKVSSLAENEKHSRMDTEPTSQEKIKQLQRDKDAHMQKEAISEEKLKQLGKEKDANLLKESNLEERIKQLQTENNNHRHKEASFEEKIMQSQKEISSLKRQEAGQEEKIRQLQMEKDVYLQKEAEFEMKNSQLQSEKNSWLQKEAEFEMKNSQLQSEKNSWLQKESGFEERISQLVNEVEKLNSKRVSLEEKVEEMEKEIENRVQKEVHLEERISQLVDEVENLNSMRVSLEGKVKEIEKKRENWFQKEKSFREIISSLSGDNALLEAQVKEFEGLRTTIVQENQVLKENVQILQTQVYNLEKSAAIPYSPTGSKMNTLENGDLNSELVATRALVDKLVSENAELVEKLNKLNVELDQRGPAMEVSSPLGSDVVSRSSGAAHVANESAIALDMRPGAVQEHEVDHDAEPKSKPNEAVLQSGERLQSVEVAIDKAERRNHEHVAKIDGSVVVNSSEIESDEIVQIPLDENEVQSVDLEAAKVNQDDEEVPLTNAPLIGAPFRLISFVARYVSGADLVNKNSATSNR